In Oryza sativa Japonica Group chromosome 3, ASM3414082v1, one DNA window encodes the following:
- the LOC4332337 gene encoding probable BOI-related E3 ubiquitin-protein ligase 3 → MAFFSHHHLQQPHPQAPPPPPPQQQQQPVPPSFRNALPVPVDGQIPAPLPFFNPPPAFQDQPAQPPLVDAMGLTAAAGLGWRQPREQELLGENSQMSSIDFLQTGSAVSTGLALSLEDRRHGGGSGAGAGNSSGDSPLLLLPMLDDDISREVQRLDADMDRFIKAQSERLRQSILEKVQAKQFEALASVEDKILRKIRDKEAEVENINKRNSELEDQIKQLAVEVGAWQQRAKYNESMINALKYNLEQVCAHQSKDFKEGCGDSEVDDTASCCNGGAANLQLMPKENRHSKDLTACRVCKSSEACMLLLPCRHLCLCKECESKLSFCPLCQSSKILGMEIYM, encoded by the exons ATGGCGTTCTTCTCCCATCACCACCTCCAGCAGCCGCATCCtcaggctccgccgccgccgccgccgcagcagcagcagcaaccggTGCCCCCTTCCTTCAG GAACGCGCTGCCGGTGCCGGTAGATGGGCAGATCCCGGCGCCTCTTCCCTTCTTCAACCCGCCGCCGGCCTTCCAGGACCAGCCCGCGCAGCCACCAC TGGTGGACGCGATGGGGCTTACGGCCGCGGCGGGGCTAGGGTGGAGGCAGCCTAGGGAGCAGGAGCTGCTAGGAGAGAACTCCCAGATGTCGTCCATCGATTTCCTGCAGACGGGCTCCGCGGTGTCCACTGGGCTGGCGCTCTCTCTGGAGGACAGACGCcatggcggtggcagcggcgctgGGGCTGGGAACTCCTCCGGCGATTCGCCGTTGCTCCTGCTCCCGATGTTGGATGATGACATCTCTCGCGAGGTTCAGCGGCTCGATGCAGATATGGACCGCTTCATCAAGGCCCAG AGTGAGCGGCTTAGGCAGTCCATATTGGAGAAAGTTCAGGCAAAGCAATTTGAGGCGCTGGCCTCTGTTGAGGATAAGATACTTAGAAAAATACGGGATAAAGAGGCAGAAGTGGAGAACATTAACAAAAGGAACTCTGAACTTGAGGACCAGATTAAACAGTTGGCAGTGGAAGTTGGTGCGTGGCAGCAAAGGGCCAAGTACAATGAGAGCATGATAAACGCACTGAAGTACAACTTGGAACAGGTATGTGCCCATCAAAGCAAGGATTTCAAAGAAGGTTGTGGTGATAGCGAGGTGGATGACACGGCATCCTGTTGCAATGGTGGTGCCGCCAATTTGCAACTAATGCCGAAGGAGAACAGACACTCCAAAGATTTGACCGCATGTAGAGTCTGCAAGTCAAGCGAGGCTTGCATGCTATTGTTGCCTTGTCGGCATCTTTGCCTTTGCAAGGAGTGCGAAAGCAAGCTGAGCTTCTGCCCGCTATGCCAGTCTTCGAAAATACTTGGCATGGAGATATATATGTAG
- the LOC4332333 gene encoding mitochondrial phosphate carrier protein 3, mitochondrial isoform X2, with product MASPDKVGCSPEPLPLDRLLAELAANAERLGRRWEAALRKRGREGARAAGVGLEEGRKADSAAMQLHTPLFYATCALGGLLSTGLTHLAVTPLDLVKCNMQVDPGKYRDISSGFGVLLQEQGLGGFFKGWMATLVGYSSQGACKFGFYEFFKKCYSDIAGPEHAEKWKTFIYLAASASAEMIADVALCPMEAVKVRVQTQPGFARCLTDGFPKIVQSEGAFGLYKGLLPLWGRQVPFPKPKDECSKPLQLAVSFAGGYIAGVFCAAISHPADNLVSFLNNAKGGTMADAVRTLGVWGLLTRGLPLRIIMVGTLTGAQWATYDAFKVFVGLPTSGGFIPSPAATDLRQVDHEKRS from the exons ATGGCGAGCCCCGACAAGGTCGGCTGCTCACCGGAGCCGCTGCCCCTCGACCGCCTCctggccgagctcgccgccaacGCCGAGCGGCTCGggaggaggtgggaggcggcgctCCGCAAACGGGGAAGGGAGGGAGCCAGAGCGGCGGGCGTGGGGTTGGAGGAGGGTAGGaaggcggattcggcggcgatGCAGCTGCACACGCCGCTGTTCTACGCCACCTGCGCCCTCGGCGGGCTCCTCAGCACCGGCCTCACCCACCTCGCCGTCACTCCCCTCGACCTCGTCAAGTGCAACATGCAG GTTGACCCTGGTAAGTACAGGGACATTTCATCTGGATTTGGTGTCCTGCTCCAAGAGCAAGGTCTTGGTGGATTCTTCAAGGGCTGGATGGCCACGCTGGTTGGGTACAGCAGCCAGGGGGCTTGCAAATTTGGGTTCTACGAGTTCTTTAAGAAGTGCTACTCGGACATTGCTGGCCCCGAGCATGCTGAGAAGTGGAAGACCTTCATCTACCTTGCAGCGTCGGCATCGGCTGAGATGATTGCAGATGTAGCTCTCTGCCCCATGGAGGCTGTGAAGGTTCGAGTCCAAACTCAGCCAGGATTTGCTCGGTGCCTGACGGATGGGTTTCCGAAGATTGTCCAATCTGAAGGTGCCTTTGG GCTTTATAAAGGACTACTTCCTCTCTGGGGTCGCCAAGTTCCTT TTCCAAAGCCAAAAGATGAATGCAGTAAGCCACTCCAGCTAGCAGTGAGCTTTGCAGGGGGATATATTGCAGGAGTCTTCTGTGCAGCTATCTCTCATCCTGCAGACAACCTGGTGTCTTTCCTCAACAATGCAAAGGGGGGCACTATGGCTGAT GCTGTAAGAACTCTAGGAGTGTGGGGCCTTCTCACTCGTGGCCTTCCACTCCGTATTATTATGGTTGGTACTCTTACTGGAGCTCAATGGGCAACATATGATGCATTTAAAGTCTTTGTTGGACT GCCAACATCTGGTGGATTCATTCCTAGTCCTGCTGCCACCGATTTGCGCCAGGTGGATCATGAAAAGCGGAGTTGA
- the LOC4332335 gene encoding protein STRICTOSIDINE SYNTHASE-LIKE 13 has protein sequence MEEKKQQQQRPQRGRDGILQYPHLFFAALALALLLTDPFHLGPLAGVDYRPVRHELAPYREVMARWPRDNGSRLRHGRLEFVGEVFGPESIEFDRHGRGPYAGLADGRVVRWMGEDAGWETFAVMSPDWSEKVCANGVESTTKKQHEMERRCGRPLGLRFHGETGELYVADAYYGLMSVGPNGGVATSLAREVGGSPVNFANDLDIHRNGSVFFTDTSTRYNRKDHLNVLLEGEGTGRLLRYDPETKAAHVVLSGLVFPNGVQISDDQQFLLFSETTNCRIMRYWLEGPRAGQVEVFADLPGFPDNVRLSSGGGGGRFWVAIDCCRTAAQEVFAKRPWLRTLYFKLPLTMRTLGKMVSMRMHTLVALLDGEGDVVEVLEDRGGEVMRLVSEVREVGRKLWIGTVAHNHIATIPYPLEEQSSSNVLGD, from the exons ATGGAagagaagaagcagcagcagcagcgtccACAGAGAGGGCGCGATGGCATCCTGCAGTATCCGCACCTTTTCTTCGCGGCGCTGGCGCTGGCCCTGCTCCTCACCGACCCGTTCCACCTCGGCCCGCTCGCCGGGGTGGACTACCGGCCGGTGAGGCACGAGCTGGCGCCGTACCGCGAGGTGATGGCGCGGTGGCCGCGGGACAACGGCAGCCGGCTCAGGCACGGCAGGCTGGAGTTCGTCGGAGAGGTGTTCGGGCCGGAGTCCATCGAGTTCGACCGCCACGGCCGCGGCCCCTACGCCGGCCTCGCCGACGGCCGCGTCGTGCGGTGGATGGGGGAGGACGCCGGGTGGGAGACGTTCGCCGTCATGAGCCCTGACTG GTCGGAGAAAGTTTGTGCCAATGGGGTGGAGTCGACGACGAAGAAGCAGCACGAGATGGAGCGACGGTGCGGCCGGCCTCTCGGGCTGAGGTTTCACGGCGAGACCGGCGAGCTCTACGTCGCCGACGCGTACTACGGGCTCATGTCCGTCGGTCCGAACGGCGGGGTGGCGACCTCTCTCGCGAGAGAAGTCGGCGGGAGCCCGGTCAACTTCGCGAACGACCTCGACATCCACCGCAACGGCTCCGTGTTCTTCACCGACACGAGCACGAGATACAACAGAAA GGATCATCTGAACGTTCTGCTAGAAGGTGAAGGCACAGGGAGGCTGCTCAGATATGACCCAGAAACCAAAGCTGCCCATGTCGTGCTGAGCGGGCTGGTCTTCCCGAATGGCGTGCAGATTTCTGACGACCAGCagttcctcctcttctccgaAACAACAAACTGCAG GATAATGCGGTACTGGCTGGAAGGGCCAAGAGCCGGGCAGGTGGAGGTGTTCGCCGACCTGCCGGGGTTCCCGGACAACGTGCGactgagcagcggcggcggcggcggacggttctGGGTGGCGATCGACTGCTGCaggacggcggcgcaggaggtGTTCGCCAAGCGGCCGTGGCTGCGAACGCTCTACTTCAAGCTGCCCCTGACGATGCGGACGCTGGGGAAGATGGTCAGCATGCGGATGCACACCCTCGTCGCGCTCCTCGACGGCGAAGGGGACGTCGTCGAGGTGCTCGAGGACCGGGGCGGCGAGGTGATGCGGCTGGTGAGCGAGGTGAGGGAGGTGGGGCGCAAGCTGTGGATCGGCACCGTGGCTCATAACCACATCGCCACGATCCCTTACCCGTTGGAAGAGCAGAGTAGCAGCAACGTGCTTGGTGATTGA
- the LOC4332336 gene encoding uncharacterized protein: MAYVERGVVKDKRTIWRLSIISDFFRAIVNFIRMFFLTMFSIEKTDSYRKGYGSGKKWDGGPGGGGPGGGPYGGGRGGGGGLRGPRTLSDIRSNDQNSLPACGSCCG; the protein is encoded by the exons ATGGCTTACGTCGAGAGAG GTGTTGTGAAAGACAAACGGACAATTTGGCGGCTAAGCATAATTTCTGACTTCTTCAGGGCTATTGTGAACTTCATCAGAATGTTCTTCCTTACAATGTTCTCG ATTGAAAAAACAGACAGCTATAGGAAAGGGTATGGCTCTGGTAAGAAATGGGATGGTGGGCCTGGTGGGGGAGGTCCTGGTGGTGGCCCTTATgggggcggccgcggcggtggaggcggcctcCGAGGTCCTCGCACACTATCTGACATCCGATCTAACGATCAGA ATTCTCTCCCTGCTTGTGGATCCTGCTGCGGTTAA
- the LOC4332333 gene encoding mitochondrial phosphate carrier protein 3, mitochondrial isoform X1, with translation MASPDKVGCSPEPLPLDRLLAELAANAERLGRRWEAALRKRGREGARAAGVGLEEGRKADSAAMQLHTPLFYATCALGGLLSTGLTHLAVTPLDLVKCNMQVDPGKYRDISSGFGVLLQEQGLGGFFKGWMATLVGYSSQGACKFGFYEFFKKCYSDIAGPEHAEKWKTFIYLAASASAEMIADVALCPMEAVKVRVQTQPGFARCLTDGFPKIVQSEGAFGLYKGLLPLWGRQVPYTMVKFACFETIVELVYKHAVPKPKDECSKPLQLAVSFAGGYIAGVFCAAISHPADNLVSFLNNAKGGTMADAVRTLGVWGLLTRGLPLRIIMVGTLTGAQWATYDAFKVFVGLPTSGGFIPSPAATDLRQVDHEKRS, from the exons ATGGCGAGCCCCGACAAGGTCGGCTGCTCACCGGAGCCGCTGCCCCTCGACCGCCTCctggccgagctcgccgccaacGCCGAGCGGCTCGggaggaggtgggaggcggcgctCCGCAAACGGGGAAGGGAGGGAGCCAGAGCGGCGGGCGTGGGGTTGGAGGAGGGTAGGaaggcggattcggcggcgatGCAGCTGCACACGCCGCTGTTCTACGCCACCTGCGCCCTCGGCGGGCTCCTCAGCACCGGCCTCACCCACCTCGCCGTCACTCCCCTCGACCTCGTCAAGTGCAACATGCAG GTTGACCCTGGTAAGTACAGGGACATTTCATCTGGATTTGGTGTCCTGCTCCAAGAGCAAGGTCTTGGTGGATTCTTCAAGGGCTGGATGGCCACGCTGGTTGGGTACAGCAGCCAGGGGGCTTGCAAATTTGGGTTCTACGAGTTCTTTAAGAAGTGCTACTCGGACATTGCTGGCCCCGAGCATGCTGAGAAGTGGAAGACCTTCATCTACCTTGCAGCGTCGGCATCGGCTGAGATGATTGCAGATGTAGCTCTCTGCCCCATGGAGGCTGTGAAGGTTCGAGTCCAAACTCAGCCAGGATTTGCTCGGTGCCTGACGGATGGGTTTCCGAAGATTGTCCAATCTGAAGGTGCCTTTGG GCTTTATAAAGGACTACTTCCTCTCTGGGGTCGCCAAGTTCCTT ATACTATGGTGAAATTTGCTTGCTTTGAGACAATTGTTGAATTAGTATATAAGCATGCAGTTCCAAAGCCAAAAGATGAATGCAGTAAGCCACTCCAGCTAGCAGTGAGCTTTGCAGGGGGATATATTGCAGGAGTCTTCTGTGCAGCTATCTCTCATCCTGCAGACAACCTGGTGTCTTTCCTCAACAATGCAAAGGGGGGCACTATGGCTGAT GCTGTAAGAACTCTAGGAGTGTGGGGCCTTCTCACTCGTGGCCTTCCACTCCGTATTATTATGGTTGGTACTCTTACTGGAGCTCAATGGGCAACATATGATGCATTTAAAGTCTTTGTTGGACT GCCAACATCTGGTGGATTCATTCCTAGTCCTGCTGCCACCGATTTGCGCCAGGTGGATCATGAAAAGCGGAGTTGA
- the LOC4332334 gene encoding uncharacterized protein has translation MDREWGSKPGSGGAASAQNEAIDRRERLRRLALETIDLAKDPYFMRNHLGSYECKLCLTLHNNEGNYLAHTQGKRHQTNLAKRAAREAKDAPAQPQPNKRKFAPRKSVKIGRPGYQVTKQYDPDMKQHSFLFEIGYPEIEENSKPRHRFMASYEQKVESWDKKYQYLLFAAEPYEIIGFKIPSAEIDKSADKFFNYWDPDKKQYILQLYFKTRQPEANKPPAAPGTLPNGSGGPPRPPPPQVPPPPPQAPPPPPPNAPMGMPPRIPPPPVGGTQPPPPPPPLANGPPRSIPPPPMTGGAMANFTPGAPPRPPMQGFPGPQQ, from the exons ATGGATCGCGAGTGGGGCTCCAagcccggcagcggcggcgccgcctccgcccagaATGAGGCCATCGACCGGCGggagcgcctccgccgcctcgccctcgaGACCATCGACCTCGCCAAGGACCCCTACTTCATGCGCAACCACCTCGGCAG CTACGAGTGCAAGCTGTGCCTGACGCTGCACAACAACGAGGGGAACTACCTGGCTCACACGCAGGGGAAGCGGCACCAGACCAACCTCGCCAAGCGTGCCGCCCGCGAGGCCAAGGACGCGCCCGCGCAGCCCCAGCCCAACAAGAGAAAGTTCGCGCCCCGCAAGTCCG tTAAGATTGGAAGACCTGGGTATCAGGTGACTAAGCAGTATGATCCTGACATGAAGCAACACTCATTTCTTTTTGAG ATTGGTTATCCTGAAATTGAAGAAAACAGCAAGCCAAGGCACCGTTTCATGGCATCATATGAACAG AAAGTCGAATCTTGGGATAAAAAGTATCAATATCTACTTTTTGCAGCAGAGCCCTATGAAATTATTGGCTTTAAG ATACCAAGCGCAGAGATCGACAAGTCAGCAGATAAATTCTTCAACTATTGGGATCCAGACAAGAAACAGTACATT ctccaactatACTTCAAAACAAGACAACCAGAAGCTAATAAGCCGCCTGCGGCTCCTGGGACTTTGCCAAATGGATCTGGAGGTCCACCACGCCCACCCCCACCGCAGGTTCCGCCACCCCCGCCAcaggctccgccgccgcctccaccaaaTGCACCTATGGGTATGCCCCCAAGGATCCCACCCCCACCTGTTGGTGGTACTcaacctccaccaccaccgcccccaCTTGCAAATGGACCTCCACGATCAATCCCACCCCCACCTATGACCGGTGGTGCAATGGCTAACTTCACTCCTGGAGCACCTCCTCGTCCTCCAATGCAAGGATTTCCTGGGCCGCAGCAGTAG
- the LOC107276070 gene encoding protein NODULATION SIGNALING PATHWAY 2-like, which produces MEVTMEDVAGDFEFSGCGSTTTTSSASSLDDGTGMCYAWGELSPVADWANFCCSDDDGGHDLHGLIESMLCDDTLVGVDDDGQAGLHHADMFRDDLYCYGNGSNPSSTTTTNPGSPVFDDPTQGCPEKGLRLLHLLMAAAEALSGPHKSRELARVILVRLKEMVSHTASANAAASNMERLAAHFTDALQGLLDGSHPVGGSGRQAAAAASHHHAGDVLTAFQMLQDMSPYMKFGHFTANQAILEAVSGDRRVHIVDYDIAEGIQWASLMQAMTSRADGVPAPHLRITAVSRSGGGGARAVQEAGRRLSAFAASIGQPFSFGQCRLDSDERFRPATVRMVKGEALVANCVLHQAAATTTIRRPTGSVASFLSGMAALGAKLVTVVEEEGEAEKDDDGDSAGDAAAGGFVRQFMEELHRYSAVWDSLEAGFPTQSRVRGLVERVILAPNIAGAVSRAYRGVDGEGRCGWGQWMRGSGFTAVPLSCFNHSQARLLLGLFNDGYTVEETGPNKIVLGWKARRLMSASVWAPPPLPVPSSPPEGVCQPVVGMAPVATGGFARTEFDYIDSFLVEPAYALV; this is translated from the coding sequence ATGGAGGTGACCATggaggacgtggccggggaCTTCGAGTTCTCCGGCTGcggctccaccaccaccacctcctccgcgtcCTCCCTCGACGACGGCACGGGGATGTGCTACGCGTGGGGCGAGCTGTCCCCGGTCGCCGACTGGGCCAACTTCTGCtgctccgacgacgacggcggccacgaCCTGCACGGCCTCATCGAGTCCATGCTCTGCGACGACAcgctcgtcggcgtcgacgacgacggccaaGCTGGCCTCCACCACGCGGATATGTTCCGCGACGACCTTTACTGCTACGGCAATGGCTCCAACCCgagcagcaccaccaccacgaaCCCTGGCTCGCCGGTGTTCGACGACCCGACGCAGGGCTGCCCCGAGAAGGGCCTCCGGCTGCTCCACCTGCTCATGGCGGCCGCCGAGGCGCTCTCCGGCCCGCACAAGAGCCGGGAGCTGGCCCGGGTGATATTGGTTCGGCTCAAGGAGATGGTCTCACACACCGCCAGCGCCAACGCCGCCGCGTCCAACATGGAGCGCCTCGCCGCGCACTTCACCGACGCGCTCCAGGGGCTCCTCGACGGCTCCCACCCCGTCGGAGGGTCCGGCCGgcaggcggccgccgcggcgtcgcacCACCACGCCGGCGACGTGCTGACGGCGTTCCAGATGCTGCAGGACATGTCGCCGTACATGAAGTTCGGCCACTTCACCGCGAACCAGGCGATCCTCGAGGCGGTGTCCGGCGACCGGCGCGTGCACATTGTCGACTACGACATCGCCGAGGGGATCCAGTGGGCGTCGCTGATGCAGGCCATGACCTCCCGCGCCGACGGCGTGCCGGCGCCGCACCTGCGCATCACCGCCGTCTCCcgcagcggaggcggcggcgcccgggccGTCCAggaggccggccgccgcctgtcAGCGTTCGCGGCGTCCATCGGGCAACCCTTCTCTTTCGGACAGTGCCGCCTGGACTCCGACGAGAGGTTCCGGCCGGCGACGGTCCGGATGGTCAAGGGGGAGGCGCTCGTCGCCAACTGCGTCCTCCACCAAgccgcggccaccaccaccatcagacGCCCCACCGGCTCGGTGGCGTCATTCCTGTCCGGCATGGCCGCGCTCGGTGCCAAGCTGGTCACGGTggtcgaggaggaaggcgaagccgagaaggacgacgacggcgactcggccggcgacgccgcggcgggcggcttCGTGCGGCAGTTCATGGAGGAGCTGCACCGCTACTCCGCGGTGTGGGACTCTCTCGAGGCCGGGTTCCCGACGCAGAGCCGGGTGCGCGGCCTCGTGGAGCGCGTCATCCTCGCCCCCAACATCGCCGGCGCCGTGAGCCGCGCGTaccgcggcgtcgacggcgaggggaGGTGCGGGTGGGGGCAGTGGATGCGCGGGAGCGGGTTCACCGCCGTGCCGCTCAGCTGCTTCAACCACAGCCAGGCGAGGCTGCTGCTCGGCCTGTTCAACGACGGGTACACGGTGGAGGAGACGGGTCCCAACAAGATCGTGCTCGGGTGGAAGGCCCGGCGGCTGATGTCGGCGTCCgtgtgggcgccgccgccgctgccggtgccgtcgtcgccgccggaggGGGTGTGCCAGCCCGTCGTCGGGATGGCGCCGGTGGCCACCGGTGGCTTCGCGCGGACGGAGTTTGACTATATTGATTCGTTCCTTGTCGAGCCAGCTTACGCGCTAGTTTGA